GACTGTAAGAATTACAGgtatttttctcagtttttgtgtgtgtgtgagagatacaCATTTCACTACAGCTAAAGGTATAGTACATTTAGGTCTGCACTGCATGTCAGccaacagacagataaacagcaTCACTGGCTATATTAGAAACTGATGTATGTAGCTTCTGTTAAAGTTATCTTAACcctgaataaaacaaagaatataTTTTGCTTTGGCCCAGTTTGGACTTTGAGCAAATAACTCACATGAAAGATTAGATATGTGTTTTGCAGCTGGCTTGCTCCCTGAAGTGAACTGTAATACAGATAATACTGAGGTGGAAAAATATGACAAACTGTAAGTTACATACAGGTTTGTGTAGACTGACTAACGCATTAATGtgctgtacagtacatgtacacAGTAGAAGTTGTAAAGTTATATCTGTTTCTTTGATTGTCATTACAACTCTGCTGTAAATCTGTGACATTGACCTTTTTGCTGATTGTCAATGATTTTCTTGCCTGGTGCTGGAACTATGGGTTTGTTTGTCATGGTGGCATTCACCTCTACACAGTCCAAAGCCAGACTCACGCGTAGTAAAGCAAATATTACTCAGTAATGAGATCAATATACAACACAACAAGACCTCTTGATGGTGAACAGGAGTCTACAGGCACACAAGCGGCTCTGCAAGAACAGGAGTGTTTTGAGATAACTGTTAATGTCAACATGCAGATGTCTAAGAGGTataatgttcaccatcttagtttagtctgtcagcatgctgacatttgcaAATTAACACCACACATAAAGTTCTGTTAATGGGAATATCAtctgttttttgctgatatttCTCATAAACCAGATACTGAGGCAATTAAATTTTgaacctgatggtggcgctatCTGATCAGTCAAGTTACTCCAATTCATACTAACGGGACCAGGGATATCTATAAAATTTCAAGGCAATCCAGCCAGTGAGTGTTGAGACACTTTAATGTCAACCTCATCATGGTTCTAGAAGAAAAGTCATTAGCCAGCTGCTAGCATGCTAGCAGATACTACAGCTCCACACCAGCCTTTGTTTAGGAGGTGACTTATCAGAAGTTACAATGATTCAGTTACATAGGTTTAAATTGGCATTTCATGTTGAGTCTTACATGAGTCAAGAACCAGGAAATGGAAAGTCCAGCTGGGTGTTGGGTATTAACACTAGTACAAATGAAATcaagccaaaaaacaaacatgttcaaATGTGTAATATTgggaaaagtgacaaaatgaagTCATTATGCACAGAGAAAATGCTTCACAAATGTTAATTTGCACTGCTGATGTACTGTAGATACTTTCAAATTAAAGTTCTTTAGCACCAATGGttctatatatttatatcacCAATATTTGAATTTGATGTGTTCCAGATCACACACCAAGTAAATGTTagtacgtacacacacacacacacacacacacactctctctctctctctctctctctctctctctctctctctctctctctctctctctctctctctctctctctctctcctccctccccctctctctctctgtttgatttGGGGGAAGTGCTCAGTAAACCCCGaaagctttaaaaacaacaggagttTACTGTCTGTTTATGTGGGTCACAGGACAGAGCAAGAGGGCAGAGGTAAGAGTTTATATTTGGGCTCATATTTGTCCATATTTACTTTAATTAACCATCTGTCAATTAGTTAATTGTCAGTAAATCATTATTATAAAATGTGTCATGCAGttgtatttgacttttttctttttaaaatgatcagaTTTTGCATCAGATTGGTATTCTTAGtttcaaattcattttaagCTTTGTTGGTGCGCTTTTATACATTTAAGATAATGTGAATTATGTAGGTAACCttataagacacacacatgctgttgtgttggctgtgtgtttaaattaaCATCAAAAGAGGTGCACTTATCTGAGAAAAGCTGATCCAGACCCTGCTTGCACAGACAGTACAGTTTATGGCTGTaaacatctctgtctctttgtcccTCTGCCTGCCTGTTTGCCTGCCAGCTTGTCTGTCCATTTGTCCCGACATTCCTCTGTCTGTTGGCTGTTTACGCCATAATAAGCTTGTTTTACTGATTATCTCTGCATGtgatgagagagacaaagagtcTGTACTTTTTCAATCAATTTTGGATCAGACTGAGTGGCCATTTGGTTcaggagaaacaggagaaaccTGCCAAAAACTGAATCCTGCGTACGCTGCTCTGCACTGTAGCCTACAGACAGAATTAATAACATTTTAGTTGTTATATTAGAATTTTAAGCTTGTTAAGATCAGTGGTTGATGACCTTACTTTATTAACTTTAGAACTTTTTTTCTTCAACCTCTCTTAGACTTGTAGGTTTTATTTCATGAGTGTCTTAGAATTTGTTCTTGGATTGTTGATGtttaaaaagtacaaagtaCCTTTCATCGCACGTTTTTTTCAGGGGGGAACAATGCGCTCGCTCTCTTCGCTGTGGCTGTACGCGGCCCTGCCAGGTGTACTGTGGGCCTCGCATGTCACTCTTTTGGTGGAAGGAGACAATGATGCCTCTAGGATCTGCAAACCTGCCCCCAACTGGACGATTAAGGGGCAGGCACCCATGCAAGAGCTGCTGGGAAATGTGGTTGTTGTGGCGTTGCTGAAGGCCAGCTGACAGTTCTGTCTCACTCAGGCCTACAAGtaagaaaacagaacatttttaagAATGTCAAAGATAGTCCTGTTGAAATctatcaaaaaacaaacaaaaatgaaggcATGTTTCATTACGATGAAACTGAAAAGCTTTTATCTTTGTGGCTATTTCATGATCACAGTCTGAGAAATAATAACCTTGTGGCACACAAATGAAAAGCTagctgcagctcacacacagcatCATACAGCTCTCTTCTATGTGTAGATGACAGTACAATTTGCCAAGGACAAAATTAAAGACTTGTAaatctttttctattttttgtgcGTGTTTACCCTGATATCTGTGGTATGCTCCACAACGCAGCATTACCAAATGCTAAATACTTCCATCAACATTCTGGAAGTCTGTTGCAAAAAAGTTTTTCATATTTACACTCTTTCATTTTTTTGCTTAATACACAAGTAAAGAATGTGACAGTCTAATATCAGGCTCGGCAGACCTTGTTTGTGAAAAACCTTTCAAGTGAATTTGGCCCATAAAAGTCAGATGAAGGCCCAATCTCATATTTCACATTCTAACTACATGTTTTTTAATTGGTATACTTAAAGACCTGAGATGTCAGCGATGCGTTTGCTACTTCTACATTTTCAGACTGTCTGGATTAGCAGCGAGGTAAGATTATTCCatgtttgctctctttctctctctgccctctgtaGTATTCGAGGCCTGCGTGACAGGCTGAACCACAGCAACCTGACGGAGGTGTCCTTCATGATAGTGAACGAGCGAGATGCTCACTCCAGAGCGATGTATTGGGAGCTGAAGAGAAGAGCTCCAGTCGATGTTCCTGTATATCAGCAGTCACCCTTTCAAGATGATGTGTGGGAGGCTCTGGATGGTGACAAAGATGACTTCCTGGTCTATGATAGGTAGGCTTAACCACCTCTTTAAGACACGTTGATCAAATTCAGATTACTTTACCATCCAGCAGGCTTTATATAAAGACGACCTCAGTAGGGTCTCAGTTCTTTGGTATGTTCTCATCTCGTGATCTTTGCTTTTGCCCCACATTATTAATGCATATTTCCAACTATGAATTTCTGGATTATAGGATGGACTTCATCTTGGATAAGATTTGAAAAACACAACTACAATTTATCACACTATGTGAGCTAATTAGTTCGGAGTCACACACAatataaccccccccccccccccaaaaaaaagagaatctTCTTTGAAATGGCCTGGCATGGTATTTAACCCAAGACCTGTGCAAGCAATCAAAtctttaagataaaaaaaaaacttgcctATGTCATCTGTTTATGCATCATATTATGAAATTATGGGAGGAACCATGATGTCCAGCTAcgttttcattctctctgttctcctttttctccaGGTGTGGTCTCCTCACCTTTCATATAGTGCTACCATACAGTTTCCTGCATCTCCCCTATGTAGAGGCTGCAATCAGAGCCACTTACCTGAAAAACATCTGCAACTGCTCTGTGAGTAATGTCACAACCCAGCTCAGAAGCCATGACAAAAGGAGCGAAGACCACACATAAGTTCTaactaaaacacatttaacataaTTGAAAAGGAAACTAACATTAAGACACACAGAatacaaccaaaaccaaacagagtggaaaaaaaaaacagagggcagagagacTGGCCAATTTATATAGTGCAGCCAGACCAGGTGAGCTGAATCTGCCTGACGACCAAACTCCGCCCAAGAGTCTCAGGAGGAATTACTGACAGGGTCGTCACAGTAATCACAcaaaacgcacacacatgcaaacacacataccaaTGCTTACACATATAAGTGGATGTGGATAGTAACACAAATTCCTTAAGTAACACAAAagtgttcagtttgttttcattgtgtttagtatgaaattcaaaaaaacaaaattctgcCTTTGGATTAAAGCTTCACCaattaatattatatatcaATGATGGACCAAATAAATTTGTGTAAAGTGAAAGTGGGTATTCATAATGACAAACCCACTTATTCCCAATTATCCCTCCGCTCTGCACTTTTAGCCTctttaagctcattgttttggtttcccgGCCTATAGCACGCAGCAGCTGATAAACCCAGTATACACAAGTTCCCCaccatcaaacagcagacaatatattgtaatatatatattaatcagaaacacaacttgaaaatgttgtgtcatgtctgctggatgtgtaaaaagGCAATTGTAATAGCAACGTGATTAAATaatatgtttatgttgtgtttttagcttgttctgctgcccccaagtggctaAATAAATGCAGCCTTAAATCAAGAactacaacaaaacaata
The DNA window shown above is from Lates calcarifer isolate ASB-BC8 linkage group LG4, TLL_Latcal_v3, whole genome shotgun sequence and carries:
- the selenop2 gene encoding selenoprotein Pb encodes the protein MWVTGQSKRAEGGTMRSLSSLWLYAALPGVLWASHVTLLVEGDNDASRICKPAPNWTIKGQAPMQELLGNVVVVALLKASUQFCLTQAYNIRGLRDRLNHSNLTEVSFMIVNERDAHSRAMYWELKRRAPVDVPVYQQSPFQDDVWEALDGDKDDFLVYDRCGLLTFHIVLPYSFLHLPYVEAAIRATYLKNICNCSANSTLSSGQNNVMKNETTQVSMSQPTTFPTMATDDPEEGDKAHGSHHHFHDHHHHHHDHHHHHYSHTTEQNQSQHLQDTSQNKTSYHHPLSHHHHQPHHNHNH